From Nitrospiria bacterium, a single genomic window includes:
- a CDS encoding MFS transporter, which translates to MKSPDSTWKVLWLAMRSWRTAAVSLLSFSSGLPLGLVWITIPTWMAKEGVDIKIIGLFTLAQAPWTFKFVWSPFMDRYSIPLPKVGRKLGWAIVMQIGLLLLTLALSGLSSHPDVIWIIGSLTLAMAFVSASQDIAIDAYAVEVLKPEEQGIAVGARIALYRVAMFVAGGLAITLAGFLSWGSVFAMLSLFYLPMMVVSYFAPTSEYDKTQAPKTLKAAVWEPFIGFLSVHRSLEILLFVVLYKLADNLAGALVRPFLVQVGFDNFDVGVATATIGLFATLGGTFLGGAMTTAWGLGNCLWVFGALQILSNFGYVFIAEIGVNRPLMYTAMGFESLTTGMGTGAFSVLLLRMTQKQFSATQYALFSSLFALPRILAGPVTGVMVDAIGWRNFFLVTMAIGIPGMMMLQRFSPLGVRDPIFPPEAKREYKPLGKKALVGRAFMGGTIGFVFSSMVVVLLSAIRSFRSDPEKGFDMMKPFFDMVVPQTLTHTTQLFGIVLFSLVIGLATAAIFAARRNIKHPLPVGPEKT; encoded by the coding sequence ATGAAATCGCCTGATTCAACCTGGAAAGTTTTGTGGCTTGCCATGCGTTCTTGGCGAACGGCAGCGGTAAGTCTTCTATCTTTTTCTTCCGGGCTTCCTTTAGGTTTGGTTTGGATTACCATTCCAACCTGGATGGCCAAAGAAGGGGTCGATATTAAAATTATTGGCCTTTTTACCCTTGCCCAAGCCCCCTGGACTTTTAAATTTGTTTGGTCTCCCTTTATGGATCGGTACTCCATTCCCCTTCCCAAGGTAGGCCGGAAATTGGGGTGGGCCATTGTTATGCAGATTGGGTTGTTACTCCTTACACTCGCTCTCTCAGGATTAAGTTCCCATCCGGATGTCATTTGGATTATTGGTTCCCTAACCCTGGCCATGGCCTTTGTGTCTGCCAGTCAGGATATTGCCATCGATGCCTACGCAGTGGAAGTTTTAAAGCCGGAAGAACAGGGAATTGCCGTTGGAGCCCGTATAGCACTTTACAGGGTGGCTATGTTTGTGGCCGGGGGACTTGCCATCACCCTTGCGGGGTTTTTGTCTTGGGGTTCTGTATTTGCCATGCTTAGCCTCTTTTATTTACCCATGATGGTGGTTAGTTATTTTGCTCCAACCTCAGAGTACGATAAAACCCAAGCCCCAAAAACCCTAAAAGCTGCAGTATGGGAACCTTTTATCGGATTCCTTTCTGTACATCGGTCACTTGAAATTTTATTATTCGTTGTTTTATACAAGCTTGCGGACAATTTGGCCGGGGCCCTTGTTCGACCTTTTTTGGTTCAGGTTGGGTTTGATAATTTTGATGTGGGTGTTGCAACCGCCACCATAGGACTTTTTGCCACCCTTGGGGGGACTTTCCTGGGGGGTGCAATGACAACTGCTTGGGGTTTGGGTAATTGTTTATGGGTTTTTGGAGCTTTGCAAATTCTGTCAAATTTTGGATATGTGTTTATTGCGGAAATTGGAGTTAACCGTCCGTTGATGTATACCGCCATGGGTTTTGAAAGTCTGACTACGGGGATGGGCACCGGTGCTTTCAGTGTCCTTTTATTAAGAATGACTCAAAAGCAGTTTTCAGCAACCCAATATGCGTTATTTTCCAGTTTATTTGCCCTACCCAGGATTCTTGCCGGGCCGGTTACGGGTGTAATGGTGGATGCCATAGGGTGGCGAAATTTTTTCCTCGTTACCATGGCCATTGGTATTCCCGGAATGATGATGCTTCAGCGGTTTTCTCCCTTGGGGGTCCGGGATCCAATCTTTCCCCCTGAGGCGAAGAGAGAATACAAACCCCTTGGTAAAAAGGCCCTAGTGGGTCGGGCTTTTATGGGAGGAACCATTGGTTTTGTTTTTTCCTCAATGGTCGTGGTTTTATTAAGTGCGATTCGTTCTTTCCGTTCTGATCCGGAGAAGGGTTTTGATATGATGAAACCTTTTTTCGATATGGTTGTTCCTCAAACGTTAACCCATACCACGCAGCTTTTTGGGATTGTGTTATTTAGTCTGGTGATTGGATTGGCAACTGCGGCAATTTTTGCTGCCCGAAGGAATATAAAACACCCCCTTCCCGTAGGACCAGAAAAAACATAA